In the Pseudothauera hydrothermalis genome, one interval contains:
- a CDS encoding biliverdin-producing heme oxygenase yields MNTAALAQRLRTATRSAHRALDHHPLLRPLTATTLTLAQYARALAALHAPQAALEASVAGFAPARQFSGRLAALDADLAELGHSPWPLRALPPPAHSPAAQVGLLYVLEGARLGAATLARCLARSLPDAPRRFFPDTADPARWQAFWSFADRHCPPHEAAEAVGAALAGFVCYRQHLDACIQAG; encoded by the coding sequence ATGAACACCGCCGCGCTTGCCCAGCGCCTGCGCACGGCCACCCGCAGCGCCCACCGCGCCCTGGATCATCACCCGCTGTTGCGGCCGCTGACCGCCACCACCCTGACGCTCGCCCAATACGCGCGGGCACTGGCCGCCCTGCACGCCCCACAGGCGGCGCTGGAAGCCAGCGTGGCCGGATTCGCCCCGGCACGCCAATTCAGCGGCCGCCTGGCGGCACTCGATGCCGATCTGGCCGAGCTCGGTCACAGCCCGTGGCCGTTACGCGCCCTGCCCCCGCCTGCCCACTCACCGGCCGCGCAGGTCGGCCTGCTGTATGTGCTCGAAGGCGCCCGCCTGGGGGCGGCCACGCTGGCGCGCTGCCTGGCTCGCAGCCTGCCCGACGCCCCCCGGCGCTTTTTCCCCGACACTGCCGATCCGGCCCGCTGGCAGGCGTTCTGGTCGTTTGCCGACCGCCACTGTCCACCGCACGAGGCAGCAGAAGCCGTCGGCGCGGCGCTGGCCGGCTTCGTTTGCTATCGCCAGCACCTTGACGCCTGCATACAGGCGGGGTGA
- a CDS encoding MFS transporter translates to MSAQFTLLQERRFLPFFLTQFLGAFNDNFYKNALVVLITFQAAQLTDVAPGVLVNIAAGLFILPFFLFSATAGQLADKVEKSRLIRLAKLLEVIVMLAASLGFALSSLPWLLATLFLMGAQSALFGPVKYAILPQILAEHELVGGNALVEAGTFVAILLGTIVGGLLIAVPDGTAWVSAGVVAVAALGYLASRAIRPVPAADPQMRIAWNPLAQTWQMLRFARERRTVFLAIVGISWFWFYGAVFLSQFPGYAATVLGGDEQAVTLLLAVFSVGIAVGSLLCERLSGKRVEIGLVPLGSIGLTVFGIDLWWASPVQEAGATMRPLSELLAQPGTWRILFDLVMIALCGGLYIVPLYALVQSRSAPAHRSRIIAANNILNAAFMVAAAALGAGLLAAGFGVAQIFLITALLNAAVAFWLYTLVPAFLLRFIVWLLVRTAYRLKVEGLAHLPEKGPALIVANGVSGIDALIVLAACRRPVRWAIDQGTMRGPFLSCVFRASRAIPLPSVTEEAAAAARAFDELARALTAGELVGLFLEGRIADTGESQPLPPDIERIVRRSPVPVVPMALGRARGGFCSRRWRLGFFTRIRLVIGAPLPPQAVTARGVQQQVAALGGARR, encoded by the coding sequence ATGAGCGCCCAGTTCACACTGCTGCAGGAGCGCCGCTTCCTGCCTTTTTTCCTGACTCAGTTTTTGGGCGCGTTCAACGATAATTTCTACAAAAACGCCCTGGTGGTGTTGATTACTTTCCAGGCCGCGCAACTGACCGATGTGGCGCCCGGGGTACTGGTCAACATCGCCGCCGGTCTGTTCATCCTGCCGTTTTTTCTGTTTTCGGCCACTGCCGGGCAGTTGGCCGACAAAGTCGAAAAAAGCCGGCTGATACGCTTGGCCAAGCTCTTGGAGGTGATCGTCATGCTGGCCGCCAGCCTGGGCTTTGCGCTGTCCTCGCTGCCGTGGCTGCTTGCGACCTTGTTTCTGATGGGGGCTCAATCGGCCCTCTTCGGCCCGGTCAAATACGCCATCCTGCCGCAGATCTTGGCCGAGCATGAGCTGGTCGGTGGCAACGCGCTGGTGGAGGCAGGCACTTTTGTCGCCATCCTGCTGGGCACCATCGTCGGCGGTTTGCTGATTGCCGTGCCCGACGGCACGGCCTGGGTGTCGGCAGGGGTGGTGGCGGTCGCGGCGCTGGGCTATCTGGCCAGCCGGGCGATCCGGCCAGTACCGGCGGCCGACCCGCAGATGAGAATCGCCTGGAATCCGCTTGCCCAAACCTGGCAGATGCTGCGCTTTGCGCGCGAGCGTCGCACCGTGTTCCTTGCCATTGTCGGGATTTCCTGGTTCTGGTTTTACGGCGCGGTCTTTTTGTCGCAGTTTCCCGGTTATGCCGCTACGGTGCTGGGCGGCGACGAGCAGGCGGTGACCCTGTTGCTGGCGGTGTTTTCGGTGGGCATCGCGGTGGGTTCGCTGTTGTGCGAGCGCTTGTCCGGCAAACGGGTGGAAATCGGCTTGGTGCCGCTCGGTTCCATCGGTCTGACCGTATTCGGCATAGACCTGTGGTGGGCCAGCCCGGTGCAGGAGGCCGGTGCGACGATGCGCCCGCTGTCTGAGCTACTCGCCCAGCCGGGCACCTGGCGCATCCTCTTCGACCTGGTGATGATCGCGCTGTGCGGCGGCCTCTACATCGTGCCGCTGTACGCCCTGGTACAAAGTCGGTCCGCGCCCGCGCACCGTTCGCGCATCATCGCCGCCAACAACATCCTCAACGCCGCCTTCATGGTGGCCGCCGCCGCCCTGGGCGCCGGGCTGCTTGCCGCGGGCTTCGGCGTGGCGCAGATCTTCCTGATTACCGCACTGCTCAACGCCGCGGTGGCCTTCTGGCTCTACACCCTGGTGCCGGCGTTCCTGCTGCGCTTCATCGTCTGGCTGTTGGTGCGCACCGCGTACCGGCTGAAGGTTGAGGGCCTGGCGCACCTGCCGGAAAAGGGGCCGGCGCTGATCGTGGCCAACGGTGTCAGCGGCATCGATGCGTTGATCGTGCTGGCCGCCTGCCGGCGGCCGGTGCGCTGGGCGATTGACCAAGGGACGATGCGAGGGCCCTTCTTGTCATGCGTGTTCCGCGCCAGCCGGGCCATACCGCTGCCTTCGGTCACGGAAGAAGCGGCCGCTGCCGCGCGCGCATTCGATGAGCTGGCGCGTGCGCTGACAGCCGGCGAGCTGGTGGGTCTATTTCTGGAAGGGCGGATTGCCGACACCGGTGAATCCCAGCCTTTGCCCCCGGATATCGAGCGTATCGTCCGCCGCAGCCCGGTGCCGGTCGTGCCCATGGCGCTAGGCAGGGCGCGGGGCGGTTTTTGCAGCCGCCGGTGGCGCCTGGGGTTCTTCACCCGCATTCGACTGGTCATTGGCGCACCGCTGCCGCCCCAGGCGGTGACCGCTCGAGGCGTGCAGCAGCAGGTGGCGGCGCTGGGCGGGGCAAGGCGGTGA
- the thpR gene encoding RNA 2',3'-cyclic phosphodiesterase, which translates to MTGPARNSTFDRLFLALWPDRRLRSALARYRDAWHWPAHARRVRTDKLHLTLHFIGAVPAACAAGLLSGLAVPFDAFEVVLERPAMWPQGLAVLEPQTVPPPLAALHAALGEVLHAADLPVAARPFRPHVTLARRAVGARAPAQAVALHWAVSGYVLVASRLGADGGYRVLARYPARGAGA; encoded by the coding sequence GTGACCGGGCCCGCCCGCAACTCGACCTTCGACCGGCTGTTTTTGGCGCTATGGCCGGACCGGCGGCTGCGCAGTGCGCTCGCCCGTTACCGCGACGCCTGGCACTGGCCGGCGCATGCGCGCCGGGTGCGTACCGACAAACTGCATCTGACCCTGCATTTCATTGGCGCGGTGCCGGCCGCGTGTGCTGCCGGGCTGCTGTCCGGGCTCGCCGTGCCCTTCGACGCGTTCGAAGTGGTGCTGGAGCGCCCCGCAATGTGGCCGCAAGGGCTGGCGGTGCTGGAGCCGCAAACCGTGCCGCCGCCGCTGGCGGCCCTGCACGCGGCCTTGGGTGAGGTTCTGCATGCCGCCGATCTGCCGGTTGCTGCCCGCCCTTTTCGCCCCCATGTCACCTTGGCCCGGCGCGCTGTCGGCGCCCGAGCGCCGGCGCAGGCTGTGGCCTTGCACTGGGCAGTGAGCGGCTATGTGCTGGTGGCGTCGCGCTTGGGTGCCGATGGCGGTTATCGGGTGTTGGCGCGCTATCCGGCCAGGGGGGCGGGCGCATGA
- a CDS encoding GAF domain-containing protein, which produces MERGFLAQCEQEPLHLSGAIQDHGTLLAVAADGRVTHAAANIGHFLGAPPQDWIGRPLPPALAVHLQALPPEPGSRRALAGGVDGRDGALDLCLNRGGDGACVLEFTAHDPGLSAAPPTATIIEPFADDRALAATRRRLLQAISTHTAARRVLYYAFLEQGDGEVIDEVRQGEDLGSYLGLRFPASDIPQIARALYLKNPWRLIVDARREPVALLGHTAQAPDLTWSDLRSVSPVHRIYLANMGVAGSLSLPVVSAGQLVALITAHHHQALQLAHGLLEALADEVKAFALALTAYAAQCRMRMIDSLSRRFEAARAPLRRHGDLYAAWPEVAPLLLSEFQADGAMLCNHQGASCVGRGLEPGVLERFDTWFGQRAGELVWTCDSLSRTVPDLPLTEIAGVLALRLDGATGHGLRIYLTRGEHIHEVAWGGNPDKPAEFHDGKLGIAPRRSFEKWVEKRLGYSRPWRNEDRLLALKLRELLLSEVRA; this is translated from the coding sequence ATGGAACGCGGTTTTCTTGCGCAATGCGAACAAGAGCCCTTGCATTTGTCCGGCGCCATTCAAGACCACGGCACCCTGCTAGCGGTGGCTGCCGACGGACGGGTCACCCATGCCGCAGCCAACATCGGCCATTTTCTGGGCGCCCCACCCCAAGACTGGATCGGCCGCCCGCTGCCCCCGGCGCTGGCGGTTCACCTGCAAGCGTTGCCGCCTGAACCGGGCAGCCGCCGCGCGCTGGCCGGCGGCGTCGACGGCCGCGACGGCGCGCTGGATCTTTGCCTCAATCGCGGCGGCGACGGCGCCTGCGTACTCGAATTCACCGCACACGATCCCGGCCTCAGCGCCGCCCCGCCTACGGCCACGATCATCGAGCCGTTTGCCGACGATCGAGCGCTCGCGGCCACGCGCCGCCGCCTGCTGCAAGCAATCAGCACGCACACCGCTGCCCGACGGGTGCTCTATTACGCTTTTTTGGAGCAAGGCGACGGCGAGGTCATCGACGAAGTGCGGCAGGGCGAAGACCTGGGCAGCTATCTGGGGTTACGCTTTCCGGCTAGCGACATTCCGCAGATCGCTCGCGCGCTGTACTTGAAAAACCCTTGGCGGCTCATCGTCGACGCCCGGCGCGAGCCGGTCGCGCTCCTTGGCCATACCGCCCAAGCGCCCGATCTGACCTGGTCGGACCTGCGCAGCGTCTCGCCGGTGCACCGCATTTACCTGGCCAATATGGGGGTGGCCGGCTCGCTATCTCTTCCGGTGGTCAGCGCCGGGCAACTGGTGGCGCTGATCACCGCCCACCATCACCAGGCGTTGCAACTTGCGCACGGCTTGCTCGAAGCCCTGGCCGACGAGGTCAAAGCCTTCGCGCTGGCCCTGACCGCTTACGCCGCTCAGTGCAGAATGCGCATGATCGACAGCCTGTCGCGACGCTTCGAAGCCGCCCGCGCGCCGCTGCGCCGGCACGGCGACCTCTATGCCGCCTGGCCGGAAGTGGCGCCGCTGTTGTTGAGCGAGTTTCAGGCCGACGGCGCCATGCTGTGCAACCACCAGGGCGCAAGCTGCGTAGGCCGGGGGCTGGAACCTGGCGTGCTGGAGCGCTTCGATACCTGGTTCGGCCAGCGCGCGGGCGAATTGGTGTGGACCTGCGACAGCCTATCCCGCACGGTGCCTGACTTGCCGCTCACCGAAATCGCCGGGGTGCTGGCGCTGCGCCTTGATGGGGCCACCGGCCACGGCCTTCGGATATACCTGACTCGCGGCGAACACATCCACGAAGTGGCCTGGGGCGGCAACCCGGACAAACCGGCGGAATTTCACGACGGCAAACTCGGCATCGCCCCGCGTCGCTCGTTTGAGAAATGGGTGGAAAAACGGCTGGGCTACAGCCGCCCGTGGCGTAACGAAGACCGTCTGCTCGCACTCAAGCTGCGCGAACTTTTGCTCTCCGAGGTGCGCGCATGA
- a CDS encoding EAL domain-containing protein, whose protein sequence is MGKKSEGKTYLVGIGASAGGLEAISQFIAHLKPELPCAYVVLQHLSPNHRSMMADILGRETPLAVREARHGERPQAGTIYVVPANHNALIKDGRLQLETAPPEVVPKPSINQFLIALAAEEGEFAIGIVLSGTGTDGTAGLRAIQAAGGHTLAQAPESAKYDGMPRAAIDAGVVDHVLPPDGLAVRLAELVAMAAPDTDRAPPDLLERLLTKLRQSLQVDFSGYKTGTLMRRIRRREVATGHPDLAAYLRWVDSHPEELDRLARDILISVTAFFRDRDAFDALRRQIQEICARKSPGSEIRVWVAGCASGEEAYSVAILLAEALGERIAHYRVQIFGTDIDDEALNVARRGIYPAAALAELSPALLERHFRAVNRSFEVAKHLRDMVVFARHNLVSDPPFLRLDLVSCRNVLIYFDAPLQARVLQTFHFGLVKDGLLFLGRSESVAQAERLFVPLERRERLFRKSGDAAAVLPGAAPAGTARPPMQRPERRADLLLAGLVRRYDLTVLLCDEDGNIRHSAGQVERFLQFPSGAARLNLFDVAVPALRGEMLTLFHRCQQTGKAQSGRRRKVGENWVRVSIEPLSEAGTRSLMVTVAPEQVTAEHHPENAAPARPEIEDELLATREHLQTLIEEMATANEEMQALNEEAQAANEELQATNEELEAANEELQATNEELVSLNEELGVKTQELSRLNAEYTHLYDALSFPILVFDRHAQLTRFNAPAARRFDLRPTALHQHVSRLRLVTGEADIEQLLGCVLAHGDREERQITQDGRHLRLAVTPGLDASGQVISLIVTLIDNTEITQALARLKESQARMNALMEKTTVKFALKDPSGAYLYANRRLLTFFGLADDYLGKTDFQLLPAKLAADFWALDLASLRERVPKSGEHRVERDGGTRILHSVHQAIFDAEGKPTAIIVEAEDITARKHAEEQLRITARVFDHAGEAIVVTDPHSIIQTVNEAFVKITGYSREEAVGQPTTLLKSGRHSAEFYRHMWQSLMENGFWQGEIWNKRKNGQIYPEWLTISRIDDEAGRTEHYVAVFSDISQIKDSQRKAEYLATHDPLTTLPNRALFHDRLRHALAQARRHRGRVALLFIDLDNFKTINDTLGHDVGDEVLKQAANRLRDVVRDVDTVARLGGDEFTALLCNCDAEAVDRIARRIINDLAASFEVGGRKLFLSASVGVAFYPDDGEDSAELIKKADSAMYRAKEQGRNRVEFFKAELHVRLLRQAALESGLREALRNGHLRLVYQPKFQLAPTHRLLGAEALLRWTDPTLGRVSPADFIPVAEASGLIVEIDHTVQTLLITQLAEWQRLGLAPPPIAFNASPRSIREHQFAERLLELAQQAGVTPALLQLEITEGALLEHSDRVLDTLHRLHEAGVRIAVDDFGTGYSSLNYLKRLPIDELKIDKSFVDGLGQDKEDEAITRAVLGMAHALGMTTVAEGIETDRQLAWLVQMGCTVGQGYHLQRPMEAVEFEDLLARTTES, encoded by the coding sequence CAGCATCTGTCGCCCAACCACCGCAGCATGATGGCGGACATTCTCGGGCGTGAAACCCCGCTTGCGGTGCGCGAGGCCCGCCACGGCGAGCGCCCGCAAGCGGGCACCATTTACGTGGTGCCGGCCAACCACAACGCGCTGATCAAAGATGGCCGCTTGCAGCTGGAAACCGCGCCGCCGGAGGTGGTGCCCAAGCCATCGATCAACCAGTTCCTGATCGCGCTGGCCGCCGAAGAGGGCGAATTCGCCATCGGCATCGTGCTCTCGGGCACCGGCACGGATGGAACCGCCGGGCTGCGCGCCATTCAGGCGGCCGGCGGGCACACTTTGGCGCAAGCGCCCGAGTCGGCCAAATACGACGGCATGCCACGGGCCGCCATCGATGCCGGCGTGGTCGACCATGTGTTGCCGCCCGACGGCCTGGCCGTACGCCTGGCCGAGCTGGTTGCCATGGCGGCGCCCGACACCGACCGCGCACCGCCCGATCTGCTGGAACGCTTGCTGACCAAACTGCGCCAGAGCTTGCAAGTCGATTTTTCCGGCTACAAGACCGGCACGCTGATGCGCCGCATCCGCCGCCGCGAGGTGGCCACCGGTCATCCGGACCTGGCCGCCTATCTGCGCTGGGTGGACAGCCATCCGGAGGAGCTGGATCGGCTCGCCCGCGACATTCTGATCTCGGTCACCGCGTTTTTCCGCGACCGCGACGCCTTCGACGCCTTACGCCGCCAGATTCAGGAAATTTGCGCGCGCAAAAGTCCGGGTAGCGAAATCCGGGTGTGGGTGGCCGGCTGCGCCAGCGGCGAAGAAGCCTATTCGGTGGCCATTTTGCTGGCCGAAGCGCTGGGCGAGCGCATCGCGCATTACCGGGTGCAGATTTTTGGCACCGATATCGACGACGAGGCGCTCAACGTGGCCCGTCGCGGCATCTATCCGGCCGCCGCCCTGGCCGAGCTGTCGCCGGCGCTTTTGGAACGCCATTTCCGCGCGGTCAACCGGTCTTTCGAGGTTGCCAAGCATTTGCGCGACATGGTGGTGTTTGCACGCCACAACCTGGTCTCCGACCCGCCTTTCCTGCGCCTGGACCTGGTGTCCTGCCGCAATGTGCTGATCTATTTCGATGCGCCGTTGCAAGCGCGGGTGTTGCAGACCTTTCACTTCGGCCTGGTCAAAGACGGCCTATTGTTTCTCGGCCGCTCGGAAAGCGTCGCCCAGGCCGAACGGTTGTTCGTGCCGCTCGAGCGGCGCGAGCGGCTGTTCCGCAAAAGCGGGGATGCGGCTGCCGTGCTGCCCGGCGCCGCCCCGGCAGGCACTGCGCGCCCGCCGATGCAGCGGCCCGAACGGCGCGCCGACCTGCTGCTGGCCGGCTTGGTGCGGCGCTACGATTTGACCGTGCTGCTGTGCGATGAGGACGGCAACATCCGGCACAGTGCCGGCCAGGTCGAGCGTTTTTTGCAGTTTCCGTCCGGCGCCGCCCGGCTGAACCTTTTTGACGTGGCGGTGCCGGCGCTGCGCGGTGAAATGCTCACCCTGTTCCATCGCTGCCAGCAAACCGGCAAGGCGCAATCGGGCCGGCGTCGCAAAGTGGGCGAAAACTGGGTGCGGGTCAGCATTGAGCCATTGAGCGAAGCGGGTACCCGGTCGCTGATGGTCACCGTGGCCCCGGAACAGGTCACCGCGGAGCACCACCCGGAAAACGCCGCCCCGGCCCGGCCGGAGATCGAGGATGAGCTGCTGGCCACCCGGGAGCACCTGCAGACCTTGATCGAGGAAATGGCCACGGCCAACGAGGAGATGCAGGCGCTCAACGAAGAAGCGCAGGCCGCCAACGAAGAGCTGCAAGCCACCAACGAGGAACTGGAAGCGGCCAACGAGGAATTACAGGCCACCAATGAAGAGCTGGTCAGCCTCAACGAAGAACTCGGCGTCAAAACACAGGAACTGTCCCGGCTCAACGCCGAATACACCCACCTTTACGATGCGCTGTCGTTTCCCATTTTGGTGTTCGACCGTCACGCACAACTGACCCGTTTCAACGCCCCTGCCGCCCGCCGCTTCGATCTGCGCCCCACGGCGCTGCACCAGCATGTCTCGCGCCTGCGGCTGGTCACCGGCGAGGCCGATATCGAGCAACTGCTTGGCTGTGTGCTGGCCCACGGCGACCGTGAAGAACGCCAGATCACCCAGGACGGCCGCCATCTGCGCCTGGCGGTCACACCGGGGCTGGATGCCAGCGGGCAGGTGATTAGCTTGATCGTCACCCTGATCGATAACACCGAGATCACCCAGGCGCTGGCGCGGCTCAAAGAATCCCAGGCGCGAATGAACGCGCTGATGGAGAAAACCACCGTCAAATTCGCCCTGAAGGACCCGTCCGGCGCCTACCTTTACGCCAATCGCCGCTTGCTGACGTTTTTTGGCCTGGCCGATGACTACCTCGGCAAAACCGACTTCCAGTTACTGCCGGCCAAGCTGGCGGCCGACTTCTGGGCGCTCGATCTGGCGAGCTTACGCGAGCGCGTGCCCAAAAGCGGCGAACACCGGGTCGAACGCGACGGCGGCACACGCATCCTGCACAGCGTGCATCAAGCCATTTTCGATGCCGAGGGCAAGCCCACCGCGATCATCGTCGAAGCCGAAGACATCACCGCGCGCAAGCATGCCGAAGAGCAGCTGCGCATCACCGCCAGGGTGTTCGACCACGCCGGCGAGGCCATCGTGGTGACCGATCCGCACAGCATCATCCAGACGGTCAATGAGGCGTTCGTCAAAATCACCGGCTACAGCCGTGAAGAAGCGGTCGGCCAACCCACCACGCTGTTGAAGTCCGGGCGGCATAGTGCGGAATTTTATCGGCACATGTGGCAGTCCCTGATGGAAAACGGATTCTGGCAGGGCGAGATCTGGAACAAACGCAAAAACGGGCAGATCTACCCTGAATGGCTCACCATCAGCCGCATCGACGACGAGGCGGGGCGCACCGAGCACTATGTGGCGGTGTTTTCCGACATCTCGCAGATCAAGGATTCGCAGCGCAAAGCGGAATACCTGGCCACCCACGACCCATTGACCACGCTGCCCAACCGTGCGCTGTTCCACGACCGCCTGCGCCACGCGCTGGCCCAGGCGCGCCGCCACCGGGGCCGGGTGGCGCTGCTGTTCATCGACCTGGATAATTTCAAGACCATCAACGACACCTTGGGTCACGATGTCGGCGACGAAGTGCTCAAGCAGGCAGCAAACCGGCTGCGCGACGTGGTCCGCGACGTGGACACCGTGGCGCGGCTGGGCGGCGATGAATTCACCGCGCTATTGTGCAACTGCGACGCCGAGGCGGTCGACCGCATCGCACGCCGGATCATCAACGATCTGGCCGCCTCGTTCGAAGTCGGCGGCCGCAAGCTGTTTCTGTCCGCCAGTGTGGGCGTGGCCTTTTACCCGGACGACGGGGAAGATTCGGCCGAACTGATCAAAAAAGCGGACTCCGCCATGTACCGCGCCAAGGAACAGGGGCGCAACCGGGTGGAGTTTTTCAAGGCCGAACTGCATGTGCGCCTGCTCCGTCAGGCCGCGCTGGAGAGTGGACTGCGCGAGGCGCTCAGAAACGGCCATCTGCGGCTGGTCTATCAACCCAAGTTCCAACTTGCCCCGACGCACCGGCTACTGGGCGCCGAAGCGCTGCTGCGCTGGACCGATCCCACCTTGGGCCGGGTCTCGCCCGCCGATTTCATTCCGGTGGCCGAAGCCAGCGGCCTGATCGTCGAGATCGACCACACCGTGCAAACCCTGCTGATTACGCAGTTGGCCGAATGGCAGCGGCTGGGTCTTGCCCCGCCGCCCATCGCCTTCAATGCCTCGCCGCGCAGCATCCGCGAGCACCAATTTGCCGAACGCTTACTCGAGCTGGCGCAGCAGGCCGGCGTGACGCCGGCGCTTTTGCAGTTGGAAATCACCGAAGGCGCCCTGCTGGAACACAGCGACCGGGTGCTCGACACACTCCACCGCCTGCATGAAGCGGGTGTACGCATTGCGGTGGATGACTTTGGCACCGGGTATTCGTCCCTGAACTACCTCAAGCGTCTGCCGATCGATGAACTGAAAATCGACAAAAGCTTTGTCGACGGCCTGGGGCAAGACAAAGAGGACGAAGCCATCACCCGCGCGGTGCTCGGCATGGCTCATGCGCTGGGAATGACCACGGTGGCCGAAGGCATCGAGACCGACCGGCAGTTGGCTTGGCTGGTGCAAATGGGTTGTACGGTCGGACAGGGTTACCACCTGCAGCGGCCGATGGAAGCGGTCGAATTCGAAGACCTCCTGGCCCGCACAACGGAGTCTTGA
- a CDS encoding osmoprotectant NAGGN system M42 family peptidase yields the protein MNEPRLPAGTLPAIDYDYLEETLLQLLAIPSPVGLTDAAVRYAAGRLEALEIPYEMTRRGAIRATLRGREAQPARAIVAHLDTLGAMVRELKSNGRLAIVPIGHWSARFAEGFRLTIFTDHGQVRGTCLPLKTSGHAFGPEIDTQPVGWEHVEVRVDLPVSSRADLEAAGIHVGDWIAFDPMPEIQPDGYINSRYLDDKAAVAALLTACKAVRDHRLKLPVDVHPLLTLTEEVGSGASAALHGEIAEMVSLDISIAAPGQNTSEHAATICVQDMSGPFDYHLTHKLIGLAQAHGIAHRRDVFRYYRSDSAAAVEAGNDIRTALIGFGADASHAQERTHREALVALTQLVIAYMTSEPVARRDCRSMGSLEGFTEQLRPQDMVLPNTPLPTPEEFLDSPPSDREHRQAGR from the coding sequence ATGAACGAACCCCGCCTGCCCGCGGGCACCCTGCCCGCGATCGACTACGACTACCTCGAGGAAACCCTGCTGCAGCTGCTGGCCATCCCCAGCCCGGTGGGCCTCACCGACGCTGCGGTGCGCTACGCCGCCGGCCGCCTGGAAGCGCTGGAGATTCCCTACGAGATGACCCGCCGCGGCGCCATCCGCGCCACCCTGCGCGGGCGCGAGGCCCAGCCGGCGCGCGCCATCGTCGCCCACCTGGACACCCTGGGCGCCATGGTGCGCGAGCTCAAGTCCAACGGCCGCCTGGCCATCGTTCCCATCGGCCACTGGTCGGCGCGCTTCGCCGAGGGCTTCCGCCTGACCATCTTCACCGACCATGGTCAGGTGCGCGGCACCTGCCTGCCGCTGAAGACCTCCGGCCACGCCTTTGGCCCGGAGATCGACACCCAGCCGGTGGGCTGGGAGCATGTCGAGGTGCGGGTGGACTTGCCGGTGTCCAGCCGCGCCGATCTGGAAGCGGCCGGCATCCACGTCGGCGACTGGATCGCCTTCGACCCCATGCCCGAGATCCAGCCCGACGGCTACATCAACTCGCGCTATCTCGACGACAAGGCCGCAGTGGCCGCGCTGCTCACCGCCTGCAAGGCGGTGCGCGACCACCGCCTGAAACTCCCGGTGGACGTGCATCCGCTGCTCACCCTCACCGAGGAAGTGGGTTCCGGCGCCTCGGCCGCGCTGCACGGCGAGATCGCCGAGATGGTCAGTCTGGACATCTCCATCGCCGCCCCCGGGCAGAACACCTCCGAGCACGCCGCCACCATCTGCGTGCAGGACATGTCCGGCCCCTTCGACTACCACCTCACCCACAAGCTCATCGGCCTGGCGCAGGCGCACGGCATCGCCCACCGGCGCGACGTGTTCCGCTACTACCGCTCGGACTCGGCCGCTGCGGTAGAGGCCGGCAACGACATCCGCACCGCGCTGATCGGCTTCGGCGCCGATGCCTCGCACGCCCAGGAACGCACCCATCGCGAGGCGCTGGTGGCGCTCACCCAGCTGGTGATCGCCTACATGACCAGCGAACCGGTGGCGCGCCGTGACTGCCGCAGCATGGGCTCGCTGGAAGGCTTCACCGAGCAGCTGCGCCCGCAGGATATGGTGCTGCCCAACACCCCGCTGCCCACGCCGGAGGAGTTCCTCGACAGCCCGCCGTCGGACAGGGAACATCGGCAGGCAGGCCGATAG
- a CDS encoding DNA-deoxyinosine glycosylase, translating into MSLVRGLPPIAAPDARVLVLGSMPGAASLAAGQYYAHPRNAFWPVMGALFGFDPRAEYPERVARLQAAGVAVWDVLACCQRRGSLDAAIDLARAQPNDFRTFLAAHAQIRRLYFNGAAAEAAWRRLVLPQGAWAALPRWRLPSTSPAHASLSLARKIEAWRLLALA; encoded by the coding sequence ATGAGCCTGGTGCGCGGTTTGCCGCCGATTGCCGCGCCCGATGCCCGTGTGCTGGTGCTGGGCAGTATGCCGGGTGCGGCATCGTTGGCTGCTGGGCAGTATTACGCCCATCCGCGGAATGCCTTTTGGCCGGTCATGGGCGCTTTGTTTGGCTTCGATCCGCGCGCGGAGTACCCCGAGCGTGTCGCCCGCTTGCAGGCGGCCGGTGTGGCGGTGTGGGATGTGCTGGCGTGTTGTCAGCGGCGCGGCAGCCTGGATGCGGCCATCGACTTGGCCCGCGCGCAACCGAACGATTTTCGGACCTTTCTTGCCGCGCATGCACAGATTCGGCGCCTCTACTTCAATGGCGCGGCCGCCGAGGCCGCCTGGCGTCGCCTGGTCTTGCCGCAAGGCGCTTGGGCGGCGCTGCCCAGATGGCGCCTGCCGTCAACCAGCCCGGCGCATGCGTCCCTCAGCCTGGCGCGCAAAATCGAGGCGTGGCGGTTACTGGCCTTGGCCTGA